From one Lycium ferocissimum isolate CSIRO_LF1 chromosome 5, AGI_CSIRO_Lferr_CH_V1, whole genome shotgun sequence genomic stretch:
- the LOC132057653 gene encoding probable serine/threonine-protein kinase At1g01540: MSFNFSSIKLWLSKPTSFFGIKLWIAILTCIVLFFLVAALCITLYIIITRLRRKARNALNPMVSKDVHTKSHNSNYSMSRRLLPHNAWEIEMGNGTPEKQVIFSSNQTNLPGARYPHPGVAFDATRSCYQFTLTEIEAATDNFADGNVVACGDYAVVYYGIMFGNTRVAVKRLLHSRAKAKEFTGEVEVLLGLRHKNLVKLLGYCFEGYYRIIVDEHVDNGNLGQWLHDCISEVSPLTWNIRMKIVLGIAKGLAYLHEDTEPAIIHQNLKSSSILLDKQWNPKICDFGITKLLGSDEWSYPITPPTGMSGYLAPEYLSTKILDDKTDVYSFGILIMEIVSGKPSIEYTITEIEEYLIDWMKSMVESEQFDQIVDPKLPEMPCMKELKRVLLIALKCVDPDVMNRPKMGKVINMLQPRDLLLTDATSFLSASS, encoded by the exons ATGTCTTTTAACTTTTCATCCATCAAACTGTGGCTCTCGAAGCCAACTTCATTCTTTGGTATCAAATTATGGATTGCAATTCTGACTTGCATTGTTCTTTTCTTCCTTGTCGCTGCTCTCTGCATCACTCTTTATATCATCATAACTAGGCTACGCCGTAAAGCACGTAATGCCTTGAATCCGATGGTTTCAAAAGATGTGCACACAAAGTCTCACAATAGTAATTATTCAATGAGTAGAAGGCTATTGCCACATAATGCATGGGAGATTGAGATGGGCAATGGAACCCCAGAGAAACAAGTGATATTCTCTAGTAATCAAACTAATTTGCCAGGGGCTAGATATCCTCATCCTGGTGTTGCTTTTGATGCAACTAGGTCATGTTACCAGTTCACATTGACAGAGATTGAAGCAGCAACAGATAACTTTGCTGATGGAAACGTAGTTGCATGTGGAGATTATGCCGTTGTTTATTATGGTATCATGTTTGGCAATACTAGAGTTGCAGTAAAGCGGTTGCTCCATAGCAG GGCTAAAGCGAAGGAATTTACTGGGGAAGTGGAAGTATTATTAGGTCTCAGACACAAAAACTTGGTGAAATTGCTTGGTTACTGTTTTGAAGGATACTACAG GATTATCGTGGACGAGCACGTAGACAATGGCAATCTAGGGCAGTGGCTGCATGATTGCATCAGTGAAGTTAGCCCCTTAACATGGAATATTCGGATGAAAATTGTGCTTGGAATTGCAAAAGG GTTGGCTTACCTTCATGAGGATACTGAACCAGCAATAATCCATCAAAACCTAAAGTCAAGTAGCATATTGCTTGATAAGCAGTGGAATCCAAAGATATGTGATTTTGGTATCACCAAACTCTTAGGTTCTGATGAATGGAGTTATCCAATAACACCCCCTACTGGAATGTCAGG CTATCTTGCACCAGAATATTTGTCCACCAAAATTTTAGACGATAAGACTGATGTTTACAGCTTTGGTATACTTATCATGGAGATTGTATCTGGAAAGCCTTCCATAGAGTACACTATCACAGAAATTGAG GAATATTTAATTGACTGGATGAAGTCAATGGTGGAAAGCGAACAATTTGATCAAATAGTGGATCCAAAGCTACCAGAAATGCCTTGTATGAAAGAACTGAAACGAGTTCTGCTAATAGCTCTTAAATGTGTTGATCCAGATGTTATGAACAGGCCTAAAATGGGAAAAGTGATCAACATGCTGCAGCCGAGGGATTTACTACTTACCGATGCAACGTCCTTCCTCTCTGCTTCATCATAA